One window of the Torulaspora delbrueckii CBS 1146 chromosome 6, complete genome genome contains the following:
- the NUP60 gene encoding FG-nucleoporin NUP60 (similar to Saccharomyces cerevisiae NUP60 (YAR002W); ancestral locus Anc_4.125), with protein sequence MVQQGKSYRHGKCVAPYRKPIAASSANKASSFFKRMKSLFNQPNNVNTANSNPSGSDGRSDRESQPDTVIPGGFFTADVSSNSVNSTIRNDTSHREPTDVSRSRIAEYDDSNADSCAADASNARLAEFFSNKGDMPLTDIEMEGVLSLMKKAKRSSSVHNRSTASSTIGDESIDLRASRVLKRSRTPSIATSSFKAPSFIPRYDNSMNSHTLGNASLRSTSSRRRVFDYSNFSMPYKTVVYKYSAADSRDGSRVSSTSSTSGTQAKSFGTSAIQAQTLSPPKKLSNTASALVSLLDNEPAKEGKTAQFSNPYSSLVNPIRDYRKNLNALPKDSPAATAQGSKPEVTVEMPDSKESSSSEILPKQRQKNQQKSSLDRYKPSRSSSLRSSMVTVDTPAKDRKEEEEEPHVPSAARFTFTVNHGEGDAEAAKRAPTKQQGAFKFSSGDLSAESVTAAPEAKDDQIAPNNIFAQAGNGETTAKESLEQRKKKDAFYDNSSAISQSMNNGVLSKSEEFKFEEPLPSGVATNSIDEGKVAEFRSMFIF encoded by the coding sequence ATGGTCCAACAAGGTAAATCTTACCGTCATGGCAAATGCGTGGCTCCTTATAGGAAGCCAATAGCTGCTAGCAGCGCAAATAAGGCATCTtcctttttcaaaaggaTGAAATCATTATTTAATCAGCCGAATAATGTTAATACCGCCAATAGTAACCCCAGTGGGTCTGACGGAAGATCTGATAGAGAATCACAGCCTGATACGGTAATTCCTGGTGGATTTTTCACGGCCGATGTATCGTCTAATTCAGTTAATTCCACTATTCGCAATGACACGAGTCACAGAGAACCAACAGACGTTAGCCGGAGCCGTATTGCAGAATATGATGATTCGAATGCAGACAGTTGTGCAGCTGATGCTTCAAATGCACGATTGGCGGAATTCTTTAGCAACAAAGGTGATATGCCCTTAACGGATATAGAAATGGAGGGGGTACTGTCCTTAATGAAGAAAGCCAAGAGATCGAGTAGCGTTCATAATCGGTCTACTGCTAGTAGTACCATTGGTGatgaatcaattgatcttaGAGCCTCCCGGGTGCTCAAGAGGTCTAGAACTCCATCGATAGCTACTTCATCCTTCAAGGCGCCATCCTTCATTCCGAGGTATGACAATTCGATGAATTCGCATACGCTGGGCAACGCCAGTCTTCGATCTACCTCTTCCAGAAGACGGGTTTTCGACTattccaatttctccatGCCTTATAAAACAGTTGTTTACAAATATAGTGCAGCGGATAGCAGAGATGGGAGTAGAGTATCAAGCACATCTTCCACTTCCGGAACTCAGGCCAAAAGTTTTGGTACTTCTGCGATCCAAGCACAAACTCTTTCCCCACCCAAAAAATTGAGTAACACAGCATCAGCCCTTGTCTCGCTTCTCGATAATGAACCAGCGAAAGAAGGGAAAACTGCCCAATTCTCGAATCCTTACTCGTCATTGGTCAACCCCATTCGTGACTATagaaagaatttgaatgcACTACCCAAAGACTCGCCAGCGGCTACAGCACAGGGCTCGAAACCTGAGGTTACTGTTGAGATGCCAGATAGTAAagaatcatcttcatccgAAATACTTCCAAAACAGAGACAAAAAAACCAGCAGAAAAGCTCTTTGGACAGGTACAAGCCTTCgagatcatcatcactaaGGTCCAGTATGGTTACAGTTGATACCCCTGCAAAAGATCgcaaagaagaggaggaagaacCACATGTTCCATCGGCTGCTAGATTTACTTTCACAGTCAATCATGGCGAAGGTGACGCTGAAGCTGCGAAGAGAGCACCCACCAAACAACAAGGTGCTTTTAAATTTTCTTCTGGCGACTTGAGTGCAGAATCCGTGACAGCGGCTCCTGAGGCTAAGGACGATCAAATAGCGCCCAACAATATATTTGCACAAGCTGGGAATGGTGAGACTACTGCCAAGGAGTCTCTTGAACAACGCAAGAAAAAAGACGCATTTTATGACAATTCCAGTGCTATTTCGCAATCGATGAATAATGGCGTTTTATCGAAAAGTGAGGagttcaaatttgaagaacctCTTCCTTCCGGTGTTGCCACAAATTCAATAGATGAGGGCAAAGTTGCCGAATTTAGATCGATGTTTATATTTTAA
- the TFC3 gene encoding transcription factor TFIIIC subunit TFC3 (similar to Saccharomyces cerevisiae TFC3 (YAL001C); ancestral locus Anc_4.128) yields MLVYPDELVHLLLEDIAYNKGIIRLSKLWEITSNYVELKDHSVKEFVFCCLVSSPDVVLLQGGELVQKSYVEVASHEEDFSVSITEDKLWIVLTGYTKKESNIGGHAFDLLLEIAKSKDRGINTKDLAMATNQDPRSITGRIKKLSHLISSAQMIYKGHVVKLLKLQKYAQSGTPVKMYVNMRDHLSEIVQVVKNSKNGVRQIIDLKREFKFDQDKRLSKSFIAAISWLDEKGYLKKVIVVSPTNPSVKIRCVKFIRDYLPEEKGANDFENDSDSGEDEPLGEEKGGMDDDDAFEGLDSFNATSLLQEQNLIVEEQINTGTSDISINRFYPIQNQAYNLADESGLVGISTMQMVSRLTGKDYKRAFTKSSEYYVENAGSKSKNSSSCGIVKVYDFEGKKKFYRLFTEDNFGKLMDVNHTTKDKNLPVIGNSREDLFSLSKAKFVPLNNTLRFIKDGELDRFFWNGELKVSANPNAPTRGRKRKQQEIMEGEHRSTVTDEVDVKLIKQDARQEDNIVSADRAEDPVHDASTVGGQAPNKDGKLDILTVGGFSAKSLRSLWRQRAILEVVKRAGGVTYLREQFFENVSCFMGSQTMIDKKTVRGDVSLMVQCNKLHEKIEPTSGRRIIFLPDIEDEVVSRYVVENKDNKKAAFADVIHNADLYFFDQTEKNKFHTGVKSAKRVRKFQDFARNVEKEQQQSKESRKPKGRIPTERKQVPKITSARKAEKPRKDVKEGFTSEKQESTKTKGSFHVGNKDGARALIRAVVISKSIKNEIVWEKITGLFPHNSLENLKKQWTVRRVRMGHNGWRAQVDKWQKILLSAIEDEKATLEDAENLDLLKLIGIWKASDAHHSRKPVSLYRDYAENRRCYTFVKRREHTVARVGLAMSSMVQRETYLLNKVYMYDPKEQALANEQTVEDDTRAIIRSILYDTSAIAKDEVSALKTIPKETIDKVILDMAKEKQVYFSGSKLEATTLIQDLLSTEGKYRDMNESVRYKEKLSEMFDAGYGISINSEISDVASWVLIDLISERKLSIDAVTIMEDISPFSYTTRRFGVGALTPPLILSLNARDCLFTKSKQVGVPSGTPNSRLWIDGEGCIRDNVWKALVTMILKQILFSPGISQDDLIQYNNRILSIKEMSEICDWLEAREIIYKMSFKGYGARSQWYRVFD; encoded by the exons ATGTTAGTCTATCCTGATGAGCTAGTACATTTACTACTAGAAGACATAGCTTATAACAAGGGGA TAATACGGCTTTCTAAGCTGTGGGAGATTACCAGCAATTACGTTGAACTGAAGGATCATAGCGTAAAAGAATTCGTGTTTTGTTGTTTGGTATCTAGTCCCGACGTCGTCCTCCTTCAAGGTGGAGAACTAGTTCAAAAATCATACGTTGAAGTCGCATCTCATGAAGAGGATTTCTCTGTGTCCATCACAGAAGATAAGCTGTGGATTGTTCTGACCGGCTATACCAAAAAAGAATCAAATATTGGTGGCCATGCATTCGATCTTCTACTCGAAATAGCAAAATCGAAGGATCGTGGTATCAACACGAAAGATTTGGCTATGGCGACGAATCAAGATCCAAGAAGTATAACTGGGCGGATCAAAAAGCTTTCAcatttgatttcttctgctcAGATGATCTATAAAGGACATGTTGTCAAGCTTCtgaagcttcaaaagtaCGCTCAAAGTGGGACTCCGGTCAAAATGTATGTCAACATGAGAGATCATCTCTCTGAAATTGTGCAGGttgtcaaaaattcaaagaatggTGTGCGGCAGAttattgatttgaaaagagagtTTAAGTTTGATCAAGATAAGCGACTGTCGAAATCATTCATTGCGGCCATAAGTTGGCTTGACGAAAAAGgatatttgaagaaagttattGTGGTATCACCAACGAATCCATCAGTGAAGATCCGCTGTGTAAAGTTCATCCGCGATTATCTTCCTGAGGAAAAAGGTGCTAATGATTTCGAGAATGACTCGGATAGCGGTGAGGATGAACCTTTAGGTGAGGAAAAGGGTGGcatggatgatgatgatgcaTTTGAAGGCTTGGATAGTTTTAATGCGACAAGCCTACTTCAGGAACAAAATCTGATAGTGGAAGAACAGATAAACACTGGAACCAGCGACATATCAATAAACCGGTTTTATCCAATACAGAATCAGGCGTATAATCTGGCTGACGAATCAGGCTTAGTAGGTATCTCAACGATGCAAATGGTCAGCAGGTTGACGGGCAAAGATTACAAAAGAGCTTTCACCAAATCCAGCGAATATTATGTGGAGAATGCCGGCAGCAAAAGCAAGAACTCGAGCTCGTGCGGCATAGTGAAGGTTTACGATTTTGAgggcaagaagaagttctATAGACTTTTCACTGAAGACAATTTCGGTAAATTGATGGACGTAAATCACACGACTAAAGACAAGAATCTTCCAGTAATTGGCAATAGCCGAGAAGACCTCTTCTCACTCAGTAAGGCGAAGTTCGTTCCGCTTAACAATACTTTGAGATTTATTAAGGATGGTGAACTTGATCGCTTTTTCTGGAATGGAGAGCTCAAGGTTTCTGCTAACCCCAATGCGCCCACTAGAGGCCGCAAACGGAAGCAGCAAGAGATCATGGAAGGTGAGCATCGCAGTACCGTTACCGACGAAGTAGATGTAAAGCTGATAAAGCAAGATGCAAGGCAAGAGGACAACATTGTTAGCGCAGACCGGGCGGAAGATCCAGTACATGATGCTTCGACTGTCGGTGGACAGGCGCCGAACAAGGATGGCAAATTAGACATACTTACGGTAGGTGGATTTTCTGCAAAGTCTCTCAGATCGCTGTGGAGACAACGAGCCATTTTGGAGGTTGTGAAAAGAGCTGGCGGTGTGACCTACTTAAGAGAGCAGTTTTTCGAAAACGTTTCGTGCTTCATGGGTTCTCAAACAATGATAGACAAGAAAACAGTTCGTGGTGATGTGAGCCTAATGGTCCAATGCAATAAGCTtcatgaaaaaattgagCCAACTTCTGGCAGGCGTATAATATTTCTACCtgatattgaagatgaagttgtttCGCGTTATGTTGTGGAGAACAAAGATAATAAAAAGGCTGCATTTGCGGATGTCATCCACAACGCTGACTTGTATTTCTTCGATCAGACCGAAAAGAATAAGTTCCACACTGGCGTCAAGTCAGCAAAGAGAGTCCGCAAATTTCAGGACTTTGCAAGGAATGTCGAAAAAGAGCAACAGCAGTCCAAGGAAAGTAGAAAACCCAAAGGGCGTATTCCTACTGAACGGAAGCAAGTACCCAAAATCACGTCAGCCCGCAAAGCTGAAAAACCACGAAAGGATGTTAAGGAAGGATTTACAAGTGAGAAACAAGAATCCACCAAAACAAAAGGTTCCTTCCATGTAGGCAATAAGGATGGAGCCAGAGCCTTGATTAGAGCTGTCGTTATCTCGAAAAGTATCAAGAATGAGATTGTGTGGGAGAAAATTACAGGCCTTTTTCCTCACAATTCTTTAGAAAATCTAAAGAAGCAGTGGACTGTTCGTAGGGTCAGAATGGGTCACAATGGATGGAGGGCGCAAGTTGATAAATGGCAGAAGATTTTACTGAGTGCtatcgaagatgaaaaagCGACCTTAGAGGACGCAGAAAATTTGGACTTGCTTAAACTAATTGGTATATGGAAGGCTTCAGACGCTCACCATAGCAGAAAACCAGTGTCCTTGTACAGGGACTATGCGGAGAATAGAAGATGCTATACGTTTGTTAAACGTAGGGAGCATACTGTTGCGAGAGTGGGGCTTGCAATGTCTTCTATGGTTCAAAGAGAGACATATCTGCTCAACAAAGTTTACATGTATGATCCGAAAGAACAGGCATTAGCCAATGAGCAGACAGTCGAGGACGATACTAGAGCTATAATCAGATCCATATTATATGACACTTCGGCGATTGCTAAGGATGAGGTATCTGCCTTAAAAACGATTCCCAAAGAAACTATTGATAAAGTTATTCTGGATATGGCTAAAGAGAAACAGGTTTATTTTTCAGGGTCAAAACTGGAGGCTACCACTTTAatccaagatcttttgTCGACGGAGGGAAAATACCGGGATATGAATGAATCGGTCCGTTATAAGGAAAAGCTAAGTGAAATGTTTGATGCAGGTTACGGGATTTCAATAAACAGCGAAATTTCAGATGTCGCCTCCTGGGttttgattgatttgatctcGGAAAGAAAATTAAGCATCGATGCCGTAACGATAATGGAAGACATCAGTCCTTTTAGCTACACGACCAGGAGGTTTGGTGTTGGGGCGCTGACTCCGCCTCTTATTTTGTCGCTTAATGCTCGTGATTGTTTGTTCACTAAATCAAAGCAAGTGGGTGTTCCTAGCGGTACACCGAACTCGAGACTATGGATTGACGGAGAGGGCTGCATTCGCGATAACGTTTGGAAAGCGCTTGTTACTATGATTCTCAAGCAAATACTTTTTAGTCCAGGGATAAGCCAAGATGACCTTATACAATACAATAACCGCATTTTATCGATTAAAGAAATGTCAGAAATCTGTGACTGGTTGGAGGCCAGAGAGATAATATACAAAATGTCATTTAAAGGCTACGGAGCAAGAAGTCAGTGGTATAGAGTGTTTGATTGA
- the SWD1 gene encoding COMPASS subunit protein SWD1 (similar to Saccharomyces cerevisiae SWD1 (YAR003W); ancestral locus Anc_4.123), whose amino-acid sequence MTNLLLQDPFAVLKEYPDKLTHILENPLHTGCLQFSPRGDYLALGCANGGVVVYDMDTHRPILFLGSKMGAHMRSVQSVAWSECGRFILSAGRDWSVKLWDLSCPEQPLKQVQLESPVWNCQWIDSNAGSCIATAVEEERAFLINFQNNLTIIPLLPSEELESPQNQGYVLTSSVHSKNRQIVITGTSKGWVNFYRIDSELKFTLIKSLKIANSNIKHLVVSQDGEKLAINSSDRIIRQYSLKIPGAIDTVELESEHKYQDVINRLQWNSIFFSGKSADYLVASTNGSSAHELYMWETSSGTLVRVLEGAEEELMDIDWNFYNMCIASNGLESGDVYVWSIVTVPKWSALAPDFEEVEENIDYQEKEDEFDHVDEQEQQQEIDQVEEVEIDLRTRERYDVRGNDLLLTRFTIPTDYERILVMKEATGAVDERNGES is encoded by the coding sequence ATGACAAACTTGCTGCTACAAGACCCATTCGCGGTACTTAAGGAGTACCCAGACAAGCTCACGCACATTTTAGAAAACCCGCTACACACTGGATGTCTTCAATTCAGTCCCAGAGGTGATTACTTAGCGCTAGGTTGCGCTAATGGTGGTGTCGTGGTCTACGACATGGACACTCATCGGCCCATCCTATTCTTGGGCAGCAAGATGGGTGCCCATATGAGGTCTGTACAATCTGTTGCCTGGTCAGAGTGCGGGCGATTCATTCTGTCTGCTGGCAGAGATTGGTCTGTCAAGTTATGGGACCTGTCTTGCCCCGAGCAACCGCTGAAACAGGTACAATTGGAATCTCCCGTGTGGAACTGTCAGTGGATTGATTCCAACGCTGGTAGTTGTATAGCTACTgcagtggaagaagagcGGGCATTTCTGATCAATTTTCAGAATAATTTAACAATCATACCCTTGCTTCCTTCCGAAGAATTGGAATCACCCCAAAACCAAGGCTATGTCCTCACTTCAAGTGTTCACAGCAAGAATAGGCAAATAGTAATTACAGGAACTTCTAAAGGGTGGGTGAACTTTTATCGTATCGATTCTGAGTTGAAATTtacattgatcaaaagtCTCAAAATTGCCAATTCGAACATCAAGCATTTGGTTGTGTCACAGGATGGTGAAAAACTGGCGATTAACTCTTCCGACAGAATCATCAGACAGTATTCGTTGAAAATCCCAGGTGCTATTGATACAGTAGAGTTAGAATCAGAGCACAAATACCAGGATGTGATCAACAGGTTGCAATGGAATAGCATTTTCTTCAGCGGTAAATCGGCAGATTACTTAGTGGCATCCACGAATGGTTCATCTGCACATGAATTGTACATGTGGGAGACCAGCTCGGGGACATTGGTACGTGTGCTTGAGGGCGCAGAGGAAGAACTGATGGATATAGACTGGAATTTCTACAATATGTGCATTGCTAGTAATGGGCTAGAGTCCGGAGACGTCTACGTCTGGTCTATTGTAACTGTGCCTAAATGGAGTGCGCTGGCACCGGActtcgaagaagttgaGGAGAACATAGACTATCAGgagaaggaagatgagttCGATCATGTAGACGAACAGGAACAACAGCAAGAGATTGACCAAGTCGAAGAAGTGGAGATCGACCTGCGCACTAGAGAAAGATACGACGTCAGAGGAAATGACTTGTTGCTCACAAGATTCACCATCCCGACCGATTATGAGCGGATACTGGTTATGAAAGAGGCTACTGGAGCAGTCGATGAGAGAAATGGAGAAAGTTAG
- the ERG26 gene encoding sterol-4-alpha-carboxylate 3-dehydrogenase (decarboxylating) (similar to Saccharomyces cerevisiae ERG26 (YGL001C); ancestral locus Anc_4.126), whose product MSDIKSVLLIGGAGFLGLHLIEQFNAISPQPQIHVFDVRPLPEKLSKQFTFNPSDIVSHQGDLTSSDDVEKAIKESGADVVVHSASPMHGNTQKVYEMVNVKGTRNVIDVCKKCKVKSLVYTSSAGVIFNGQDLHNADETWPIPKVPMDGYNETKAIAEDMVLKANDPKNGFLTIALRPAGIFGPGDRQLVPGLRAVAKLGQSKFQLGDNNNLFDWTYAGNVADAHVLAAKKLLDPSTSSKVSGETFFITNDTPAYFWALARTVWKADGHIDDKVIVLKRPVAILAGYLSEFFSKLTGKEPGLTPFRVKIVCATRYHNVSKAKELLDYKPKVSIEDGIAKTLAWMDEGL is encoded by the coding sequence ATGTCAGACATTAAATCAGTTCTTTTAATTGGTGGCGCAGGATTTTTAGGGCTCCACCTAATTGAGCAATTCAATGCTATAAGTCCACAACCACAGATCCATGTTTTTGACGTCAGACCATTACCTGAAAAGCTTTCGAAACAGTTTACTTTCAACCCAAGTGATATAGTATCTCACCAAGGAGATTTAACTTCGTCTGATGACGTTGAGAAGGCCATTAAGGAAAGCGGCGCCGATGTTGTTGTCCACTCAGCATCTCCGATGCATGGAAATACTCAAAAGGTATACGAGATGGTTAATGTTAAAGGTACAAGAAATGTGATCGATGTCTGCAAAAAGTGTAAAGTGAAGTCACTTGTATACACTTCGTCAGCGGGCGTGATTTTTAATGGACAAGATTTACATAATGCTGATGAAACATGGCCTATACCTAAAGTTCCCATGGATGGTTACAATGAAACCAAGGCGATAGCTGAGGATATGGTCTTGAAGGCGAACGATCCAAAGAATGGTTTCTTGACTATTGCATTACGTCCTGCTGGTATATTCGGGCCTGGTGATCGTCAATTGGTCCCTGGACTTAGGGCGGTTGCAAAATTAGGTCAATCTAAGTTTCAATTAGGGGATAATAACAATTTATTTGACTGGACTTACGCTGGGAATGTAGCTGATGCCCATGTTTTAGCTGCTAAAAAGCTACTTGACCCATCAACTTCCTCCAAGGTTTCCGGAGAGACCTTTTTCATCACGAATGACACTCCAGCTTATTTTTGGGCCTTGGCCAGGACAGTATGGAAAGCCGATGGCcatattgatgataaagtcaTTGTTTTGAAGAGACCTGTCGCAATTCTTGCAGGTTACCTCTCTGAGTTTTTCTCGAAGCTTACTGGAAAAGAACCAGGCCTTACACCTTTTAGAGTAAAGATTGTGTGCGCTACTCGTTACCATAACGTTAGTAAAGCGAAGGAACTCTTAGATTACAAACCTAAAGTTTCCATTGAGGATGGTATTGCTAAGACTTTAGCGTGGATGGATGAAGGCCTATAG
- the ERP1 gene encoding Erp1p (similar to Saccharomyces cerevisiae ERP1 (YAR002C-A) and ERP6 (YGL002W); ancestral locus Anc_4.124), translating into MLYSVLFQFVVLFSVFSSRVNAFYYYGNGGDRKCFHKELSKGTLLQGKYRVQPYDDRLDSYREANNQEFDVLIDIDETFDDNHVVMHQKGSPNGEFAFNALQSGEHRICIQPQATRWLSKGKTKVDVEFDVGLDTSLDSRQKSTVESLQNKINILSEKVKEIRREQQLVREREYKFRNASEAVNSHAVWWTIIQVIVLGVVCAWQMRHLRTFFVKQKVL; encoded by the coding sequence ATGTTGTACAGTGTCCTATTTCAGTTTGTCGTGCTTTTTTCGGTGTTTTCATCCCGTGTGAATGCCTTTTACTACTATGGAAATGGAGGTGATCGTAAATGCTTCCATAAGGAACTCTCAAAGGGCACGTTGTTGCAAGGTAAATATAGAGTACAGCCTTATGACGATAGATTGGACTCTTATAGGGAGGCTAATAACCAGGAATTCGACGTCTTGATCgatattgatgaaacttttgacGACAACCACGTCGTTATGCATCAGAAGGGCTCTCCAAATGGTGAATTTGCCTTCAATGCTCTTCAATCTGGTGAGCATAGAATCTGCATTCAACCTCAGGCTACTAGATGGCTAAGTAAAGGAAAAACTAAGGTGGATGTTGAGTTTGATGTGGGTTTAGACACTTCATTGGATTCGAGACAAAAGAGCACAGTTGAATCCTTGCAAAACAAAATTAATATTCTAAGTGAGAAAGTGAAGGAAATCAGAAGAGAACAGCAATTGGTCAGAGAACGTGAATACAAGTTTAGAAACGCTTCCGAAGCCGTCAATTCTCATGCAGTGTGGTGGACTATCATCCAAGTCATTGTCCTGGGTGTTGTCTGTGCTTGGCAGATGAGACATCTGAGAACTTTTTTTGTCAAGCAGAAGGTTTTGTAA
- the EFM5 gene encoding protein-lysine N-methyltransferase (similar to Saccharomyces cerevisiae YGR001C; ancestral locus Anc_4.127): MGSDSDSENELTLSANALAALQEFRLEEQQHQEAFQKMYDAAEEEYSQTQKKEGMKLFKEDWQLSQFWYTDSTADTLADSLLEGADSETVIAIVSAPSVYAAIKRREPENVPTEHIYLLEFDKRFELLAGKEHFLFYDYQKPEEFDCKLKGKVDRLIIDPPFLNDDCQTKSSITAKVLLAKNDESKTKNGVTKHRLVSCTGERMSKVISKVYPDTSITTFLPEHANGLSNEFRCYANFEWSGWSFAST, translated from the exons ATGGGAAGCGACTCTGATTCAGAGAATGAGCT AACGCTATCAGCAAACGCATTAGCCGCCTTGCAGGAGTTCAGACTGGAAGAGCAGCAGCATCAAGaggcttttcaaaagatgtATGATGCGGCTGAGGAAGAATACTCCCAAACTCAGAAAAAGGAAGGTatgaagcttttcaaagaagattggcAACTTTCACAGTTTTGGTATACTGATTCCACAGCAGACACCTTAGCGGACTCCCTTCTAGAGGGCGCTGATTCGGAGACCGTAATTGCAATTGTGAGTGCTCCTTCGGTCTACGCGGCTATCAAGAGGAGGGAGCCTGAGAACGTCCCAACAGAGCATATTTACCTGTTagaatttgataaaagaTTCGAATTACTGGCTGGCAAAGAACATTTTCTTTTTTACGACTACCAAAAACCTGAGGAGTTCGATTGCAAACTGAAGGGTAAAGTGGATAGATTGATTATAGATCCACCATTTTTGAACGACGATTGTCAAACCAAAT CATCCATCACTGCCAAAGTATTATTGGCGAAGAATGATGAatcaaagaccaagaatGGCGTCACAAAACATCGTCTTGTGTCTTGTACCGGTGAGAGAATGTCAAAAGTAATTAGCAAGGTCTATCCAGACACCAGTATTACAACTTTTCTCCCTGAACATGCAAACGGACTGAGTAACGAATTCCGTTGTTACGCTAACTTCGAATGGTCTGGATGGTCATTCGCATCTACTTAG